One window from the genome of Calditrichota bacterium encodes:
- a CDS encoding tetratricopeptide repeat protein: protein MKRFSIYALSVVLLAGLVFSATECGKRLTDKQLFDKADTYERNEQFDKAAEVYLSLSRRFPNSKKAPEALFKAAVMYANNLKKSNEAIRLHERLIRTYPKSEYAPQSLFLIGFIYANDIKDYKKAGKYYNDFLKKYPTHELATSVKWELKNMGKDINSIQFLKSENDSAKTQSN, encoded by the coding sequence ATGAAACGATTCTCAATTTATGCGTTGAGTGTGGTGTTGCTGGCCGGGTTGGTGTTTTCCGCGACCGAATGCGGGAAAAGGCTGACGGACAAGCAATTGTTCGACAAGGCAGACACGTACGAACGCAATGAGCAGTTCGACAAGGCGGCAGAGGTTTATCTCTCGCTGTCAAGACGGTTCCCGAATAGCAAAAAAGCTCCGGAGGCCTTGTTTAAAGCGGCTGTGATGTATGCAAACAATCTGAAAAAATCAAATGAAGCCATTCGCTTGCACGAGCGTCTGATCCGAACCTATCCCAAAAGTGAATATGCCCCGCAATCTCTGTTTTTAATTGGATTTATTTATGCGAACGATATAAAAGATTACAAAAAAGCAGGAAAATATTACAACGATTTTCTGAAAAAATATCCGACTCATGAGCTGGCTACATCGGTAAAATGGGAGCTCAAAAACATGGGAAAGGATATTAACAGTATTCAGTTCTTGAAGTCCGAAAATGATTCTGCAAAAACGCAATCAAACTAA